Proteins encoded in a region of the Teredinibacter purpureus genome:
- a CDS encoding U32 family peptidase → MKFSLGPILYYWPKATVVTFYENAASSSADLIYLGETVCAKRKELLLDDYLNIAHMLREAGKQVVLSTMTLLESPADIRQLKRYCDNGDFLVEANDIGAVGLLAENRLPFVGGSALNCYNAQSLKFLLDQGMKRWVPTAEIGERWIKKLTQHPHISSVRNNYEIELFAFGQLPLAWSARCFTARSEQKPKDQCKACCINYPDGRKVNSQEGETIFVLNGIQTLSGNRYNLINEIVNLHDFIDIIRISPQSHDTLQWLDLFKKNQHGLAPQTLPNNDCNGYWHGEAGKDTSTVGTALLP, encoded by the coding sequence ATGAAGTTCTCCCTCGGCCCAATTTTATACTATTGGCCAAAAGCAACCGTAGTTACGTTCTACGAGAACGCTGCCAGCTCTTCGGCCGATCTAATTTATTTGGGGGAAACCGTGTGCGCGAAGCGAAAAGAACTTCTATTAGACGATTATTTGAATATTGCCCACATGTTGCGGGAAGCAGGAAAACAGGTGGTACTTTCCACCATGACGTTGCTTGAGTCACCTGCGGATATACGCCAATTAAAACGCTACTGCGATAATGGTGATTTTTTAGTAGAAGCTAATGACATCGGTGCCGTAGGATTATTAGCCGAAAACCGCCTGCCTTTTGTCGGTGGTTCAGCACTTAACTGTTATAACGCTCAGAGTTTAAAATTCTTACTCGACCAAGGAATGAAGCGCTGGGTTCCCACCGCTGAAATAGGGGAACGCTGGATTAAGAAATTAACACAACATCCGCACATTTCATCTGTGCGCAATAATTACGAAATTGAATTATTTGCCTTTGGCCAACTTCCCCTTGCGTGGTCAGCTCGCTGCTTTACTGCGCGATCTGAACAAAAGCCAAAAGATCAATGTAAGGCATGCTGTATTAATTACCCAGACGGGCGAAAGGTCAACAGCCAAGAAGGTGAGACAATTTTCGTCCTTAATGGTATTCAAACGCTATCAGGTAATCGTTATAATCTTATAAATGAAATAGTTAACTTACACGATTTTATCGATATCATTCGCATTAGCCCACAAAGCCATGACACCCTCCAGTGGTTAGATTTATTCAAAAAAAATCAACACGGTCTTGCGCCACAAACCCTGCCCAATAACGACTGCAATGGCTATTGGCATGGCGAGGCAGGCAAAGACACATCCACGGTTGGCACTGCACTCCTACCATAA
- a CDS encoding carbohydrate-binding domain-containing protein — MIKKIILKVIAASAVLPLLAVMVLASSNAHAVKIMPLGDSITGSPGCWRATLWNRLQNNGYSDVDFVGTQYAQSCGQNHDADNEGHGGYLVTDIANGNQLPGWLSSTNPDVVMMHLGTNDVWNGISTSNILSAYSKLVDQMRSNNANVKILVAQIIPMDSAQSCSQCADRVTNLNNSIPSWASGKSTSQSPITVVDQWNGFSANSDTSDGVHPNDSGNQKISDKWYSALTSVLSTNNGGNGNTGCGTCGSYPYCCNSTSDDWGWENSESCIAQGSNAAQSMCGGGGNNSSSSSSSSSSTGSGGTPICNNASSDPDGDGWGWENNQSCIVSSSSSSSSSSSSSSSSNGGSGGTCNWYGTDYPMCNTTSSGWGWEDNQSCISQSTCSSQ, encoded by the coding sequence ATGATAAAAAAAATTATCCTCAAAGTAATAGCTGCCAGTGCCGTTTTACCGCTGCTAGCCGTTATGGTTTTAGCCTCGAGTAACGCCCATGCAGTGAAAATAATGCCGCTGGGCGATTCTATAACAGGTTCACCGGGCTGTTGGCGGGCAACACTGTGGAATCGCCTACAAAATAACGGGTATTCCGATGTTGATTTTGTTGGCACTCAATACGCCCAAAGCTGCGGCCAAAATCATGACGCCGATAACGAAGGTCACGGCGGCTATTTGGTAACCGATATTGCTAACGGCAATCAGTTACCCGGATGGTTATCCTCTACCAACCCTGATGTTGTAATGATGCACCTAGGTACAAATGACGTTTGGAACGGTATCTCAACCAGCAATATTCTAAGCGCATACAGTAAGCTTGTGGACCAAATGCGTTCAAATAATGCCAATGTAAAAATTCTAGTCGCCCAGATTATTCCAATGGATTCTGCTCAGTCATGCTCTCAGTGTGCAGACCGAGTAACCAATTTAAACAACAGCATTCCCAGCTGGGCATCGGGCAAAAGCACTTCGCAGTCACCCATTACAGTGGTCGATCAATGGAATGGGTTCAGCGCTAACTCCGACACCAGTGACGGCGTCCATCCCAACGATTCAGGCAATCAGAAAATCTCAGACAAATGGTATTCAGCCCTAACCTCCGTTTTGTCCACTAACAACGGTGGTAACGGCAATACAGGCTGCGGTACCTGCGGAAGCTACCCCTATTGCTGCAACAGCACCAGTGATGATTGGGGCTGGGAAAATAGCGAAAGCTGTATCGCCCAAGGTTCTAACGCTGCACAGAGTATGTGCGGTGGCGGTGGAAATAACTCTAGTAGCTCTAGCAGCTCTAGCAGCTCGACAGGTTCTGGCGGCACCCCTATTTGTAACAATGCCTCTTCCGATCCTGACGGTGATGGCTGGGGATGGGAAAACAATCAAAGCTGTATAGTGAGCAGTTCAAGCTCTAGTTCAAGCTCTAGTTCAAGTTCAAGTTCTAGTAACGGTGGATCCGGCGGTACCTGTAATTGGTATGGCACTGACTACCCTATGTGTAACACCACAAGCAGTGGTTGGGGCTGGGAAGACAATCAAAGTTGTATCTCTCAAAGCACCTGTAGCTCTCAATAA
- the ubiU gene encoding ubiquinone anaerobic biosynthesis protein UbiU has product MELLCPAGNIPALKSAINNGADAVYIGLKDKTNARNFSGLNFTPEKLDIACNLAHQNKRKLYVAINTFAHPNSQHHWTTAADIAIDAGADALIVADLGLLDYISTRHPSTSLHLSVQASATNAAAINFYEKNFTIERVILPRVLSLQQVTHLAENCTIPIEVFAFGSLCIMSEGRCYLSSYLTGESPNTAGACSPAPYVRWIEKGDVLESRLNNVLIDSYSENENAGYPTLCKGRFDIDGTISHALEEPTSLNTLNLLPQLKRIGIVSLKIEGRQRSPAYVGQVTKVWREAIDMLNVSPDNFSVDTSWKTKLKGLSEGCQTTLGAYEREWQ; this is encoded by the coding sequence ATGGAGCTTCTATGCCCCGCTGGCAATATTCCCGCGCTTAAGTCGGCCATTAACAATGGCGCCGATGCCGTCTATATTGGTTTAAAAGACAAAACCAATGCGCGGAATTTCTCGGGATTAAATTTTACTCCAGAAAAACTAGACATCGCGTGTAACCTTGCACACCAGAACAAACGTAAACTTTATGTTGCTATCAATACATTTGCGCACCCCAACAGCCAGCACCACTGGACCACCGCGGCTGATATTGCTATCGACGCCGGCGCAGACGCTTTAATTGTTGCCGACCTGGGCTTGCTTGATTACATAAGCACACGACACCCCTCCACGTCGCTGCATCTATCCGTACAGGCCTCAGCCACCAATGCCGCGGCCATCAATTTTTACGAGAAAAATTTTACTATCGAGCGCGTCATTTTACCGAGAGTATTGTCCTTACAGCAGGTTACGCATTTAGCCGAGAATTGCACTATTCCTATAGAGGTATTTGCTTTTGGTAGCCTATGCATAATGTCGGAAGGTCGATGCTATTTAAGTTCGTATTTAACTGGTGAATCGCCCAACACGGCTGGCGCTTGTTCACCGGCACCTTATGTGCGTTGGATTGAAAAAGGCGACGTATTGGAATCTAGGCTTAATAATGTACTGATTGATTCGTACAGTGAAAACGAAAACGCCGGCTACCCCACCCTCTGCAAAGGCCGTTTCGATATCGACGGAACTATTAGTCACGCATTAGAAGAACCCACCAGTTTAAACACGCTGAACTTACTGCCCCAACTTAAGCGTATAGGTATAGTCTCGCTGAAGATCGAGGGGCGACAGAGGAGCCCTGCTTATGTCGGCCAAGTCACTAAGGTTTGGCGAGAGGCCATTGATATGCTTAATGTATCGCCCGATAACTTTAGTGTAGACACGAGCTGGAAAACCAAACTAAAAGGATTGTCTGAAGGCTGCCAAACGACGCTCGGCGCGTATGAACGTGAGTGGCAATAA
- the ubiT gene encoding ubiquinone anaerobic biosynthesis accessory factor UbiT → MSCKAKIETTVVDGFPLVVSKLLKFSPLFVVEGIMSKSLNAMFRPSIANGDLDFFNGKLLNVCVTDLGFSFCITSDENGFRVVHHYRECDLYFSGESYCFMLLMTDKVDPDMLFFQRKIKITGDTDLGLEIKNTLANVDVCERIPALLSPFFDRVSNEILASKV, encoded by the coding sequence ATGTCATGTAAAGCCAAAATAGAAACTACTGTTGTTGACGGTTTTCCATTGGTGGTATCCAAATTGCTAAAGTTTTCTCCGCTGTTTGTCGTGGAGGGAATAATGTCTAAATCGCTAAATGCAATGTTTCGTCCGTCTATAGCAAACGGCGATCTAGATTTTTTTAATGGAAAATTGTTGAATGTATGTGTGACCGACTTGGGTTTTTCGTTTTGTATTACGAGCGATGAAAATGGATTTAGAGTTGTCCATCATTATCGTGAATGCGATTTGTATTTTTCAGGCGAGAGTTATTGTTTTATGTTGTTGATGACCGACAAAGTTGACCCTGACATGTTGTTTTTTCAGAGAAAGATAAAGATAACCGGGGACACAGATCTTGGTTTAGAGATCAAGAATACGCTCGCGAATGTTGATGTTTGCGAAAGAATACCAGCACTGCTTAGCCCGTTTTTTGATCGCGTATCGAATGAAATACTTGCATCTAAAGTTTAG